One Aphelocoma coerulescens isolate FSJ_1873_10779 chromosome 4A, UR_Acoe_1.0, whole genome shotgun sequence DNA window includes the following coding sequences:
- the CYSLTR1 gene encoding cysteinyl leukotriene receptor 1, which produces MTALSPNLSCHHSIDDFRNSVYSTLYSMISIMGFVGNGVVLYVLIRTYRQKTAFQVYMLNLALSDFLCVLTLPLRVIYYVHKGHWFFSDFLCRLSSYALYVNLYCSIFFMTAMSFFRCIAIVFPVRHISLVSEKKAKFVCVGIWVFVTLTSAPFLRNGTYQYGNKTKCFEPPENSQKTNLVVILDFIALFVGFIFPFIVITICYTMIIRTLLRNSLRKNEANRRKAVWMIVIVTATFLVSFTPYHVLRTVHLHALRLRGPGCGDAVFLQKAVVVTLPLAAANCCFDPLLYFFSGGNFRQRLTTLRKASSSSLSQAFRKKISVKDKDEEPFGESQKENGRAAVAPL; this is translated from the coding sequence AGCGTCTACTCCACGCTCTACTCCATGATCAGCATCATGGGCTTTGTGGGAAACGGCGTGGTGCTGTACGTGCTGATCCGCACCTACCGGCAGAAAACGGCCTTCCAGGTCTACATGCTCAACCTGGCCCTGTCCGACTTCCTGTGCGTGCTCACCCTGCCCCTGCGCGTCATCTACTACGTGCACAAGGGCCACTGGTTCTTCAGCGACTTCCTGTGCCGCCTCTCATCCTACGCGCTCTACGTCAACCTCTACTGCAGCATCTTCTTCATGACGGCCATGAGCTTCTTCCGCTGCATCGCCATCGTCTTCCCGGTCCGCCACATCAGCCTGGTGTCGGAGAAGAAGGCGAAGTTTGTGTGCGTTGGCATCTGGGTGTTTGTCACCCTGACGAGCGCGCCCTTCCTGCGGAACGGGACGTACCAGTATGgcaacaagaccaagtgcttTGAACCGCCAGAGAACTCCCAGAAGACAAACCTGGTGGTGATCCTGGATTTCATCGCCCTCTTTGTGGGCTTCATCTTCCCCTTCATTGTCATCACCATCTGCTACACCATGATCATCCGGACCCTGCTGCGGAACTCCCTGCGGAAGAACGAGGCCAACCGCCGCAAGGCCGTGTGGATGATCGTCATCGTCACCGCCACGTTCCTGGTGAGCTTCACGCCGTACCACGTCCTGCGCACGGTGCACCTGCACGCGCTGCGCCTGCGGGGCCCCGGCTGCGGCGACGCCGTGTTCCTGCAGAAAGCCGTCGTCGTCAccctgcccctggcagctgCCAACTGCTGCTTTGACCCCCTCCTCTACTTCTTCTCCGGGGGCAACTTCCGGCAGAGACTCACCACGCTGAGGAAGGCATCTTCCTCCAGCTTGTCGCAAGCCTTCAGGAAAAAGATCTCTGTGAAGGACAAGGATGAGGAACCCTTTGGAGAAAGCcagaaggagaatggaaggGCAGCAGTGGCCCCTCTGTAA